One region of Methanoculleus sp. SDB genomic DNA includes:
- a CDS encoding alpha/beta hydrolase — protein MNPKKYGKPPFRVAVVHGGPGAAGEMAPVARELSAERGVLEPLQTVATLEGQVAELRNLLESNGDLPVTLIGFSWGAILSYILTAQHTSCVEKLILVGSPPFEETSAEHIMETRLARLSPKDRKEVMSLMIDLDSPATSDKNRILARFGILISKADSYDPLPPESDAMECRYDIFQGVWEDAREMRSSGALLELGKKIRCPVVAIHGEYDPHSYKAVLYPLSPIITNFRFVLLEKCGHRPWIERYARDRFFAILGNEL, from the coding sequence ATGAATCCAAAAAAATACGGAAAACCGCCTTTCCGTGTCGCCGTCGTTCATGGGGGCCCGGGTGCGGCCGGTGAAATGGCGCCGGTCGCCCGGGAACTTTCCGCCGAACGGGGGGTTCTCGAACCCCTTCAGACCGTTGCAACTCTTGAGGGGCAGGTTGCGGAACTCCGGAACCTGCTCGAGTCAAATGGGGATCTGCCAGTCACCCTGATCGGGTTTTCATGGGGAGCGATACTCAGTTACATTCTCACCGCACAACATACCTCCTGCGTGGAGAAGCTCATTCTCGTCGGGAGCCCTCCATTCGAGGAAACATCAGCCGAACATATCATGGAAACCCGGCTCGCGCGGCTGTCTCCGAAAGATCGAAAAGAGGTCATGTCCCTCATGATCGACCTCGACAGTCCCGCCACCAGCGATAAAAATCGCATTTTGGCCCGTTTCGGGATATTAATCTCGAAAGCCGATTCATATGACCCGCTACCACCGGAAAGCGATGCGATGGAATGCCGGTATGACATTTTTCAGGGCGTGTGGGAAGACGCCCGCGAGATGCGAAGCAGCGGAGCGCTCCTGGAGCTCGGAAAGAAGATCCGGTGTCCTGTCGTCGCAATTCACGGCGAGTATGATCCGCACTCGTATAAAGCCGTTCTGTATCCCCTTTCGCCTATCATCACCAATTTCAGGTTCGTTCTACTTGAAAAATGCGGTCACCGGCCATGGATCGAGCGATACGCGAGGGACAGGTTTTTCGCCATCCTCGGGAATGAACTCTGA
- a CDS encoding GTP-binding protein, whose product MASIEEQIKEIEDEIRNTKYNKATSQHIGRLKAKLAKIKDEAVTRAMASAGGAEGFAVKKSGDGTVVLVGFPSVGKSTLLNKLTGTTQSETASYAFTTLTVVPGAMEYKGANIQILDIPGLIAGAAIGKGRGKEVIAVVRSADLILVLADVFNEKHVNVLLKELNDAGIRINRHKPDITIKKSGHGGIRFNTVGKAGLDLDEIRSILAENKIMNADVLTRGEVTQDDFIDAMMGNRVYIPAFLAVNKVDLVDEETRAAIEKDIARRFGEPPIMVSAASGYHIEELKDAIYDELGFIRIFLKPAGGKADLEEPLIIRAPATVEDVCNKLHRDFVEKFRYAKLWGDSVKHDAQRVGLPHKLADGDILSIVTRA is encoded by the coding sequence ATGGCCTCCATAGAAGAACAGATCAAAGAGATCGAGGACGAGATCCGGAATACCAAATACAATAAGGCGACGTCCCAGCACATCGGGAGGCTGAAGGCGAAACTGGCAAAGATAAAGGACGAGGCCGTTACCCGGGCAATGGCGTCCGCAGGGGGCGCTGAAGGATTCGCGGTTAAGAAGTCGGGGGACGGGACGGTCGTCCTTGTCGGTTTCCCGTCGGTGGGAAAGAGTACGCTGCTGAATAAACTGACCGGCACGACACAGAGCGAGACCGCATCCTATGCATTCACCACGCTCACCGTCGTCCCGGGTGCGATGGAATACAAGGGGGCGAACATCCAGATCCTCGATATCCCGGGGCTGATTGCAGGGGCCGCAATCGGCAAGGGCCGCGGAAAAGAGGTGATCGCTGTTGTGCGGAGCGCAGACCTGATCCTCGTACTCGCGGATGTCTTCAATGAAAAGCACGTCAATGTGCTCTTAAAAGAGCTCAATGATGCAGGAATACGCATTAACCGGCATAAACCCGATATCACCATCAAGAAATCCGGTCACGGGGGTATCCGGTTTAATACTGTCGGGAAGGCGGGCCTTGACCTGGATGAAATACGATCGATCCTCGCAGAGAATAAGATTATGAATGCCGACGTGCTGACCCGCGGCGAAGTTACACAGGACGATTTCATCGATGCCATGATGGGCAATCGTGTGTATATCCCTGCATTTCTTGCGGTGAACAAGGTGGATCTCGTCGACGAGGAGACACGGGCGGCAATTGAGAAGGATATCGCCCGGAGGTTCGGCGAGCCGCCGATCATGGTCTCGGCCGCGAGCGGGTATCATATCGAGGAGCTGAAGGATGCGATCTACGACGAGCTCGGTTTTATCCGCATCTTCTTAAAACCCGCAGGCGGCAAGGCGGACCTCGAAGAGCCGCTCATCATCCGTGCACCGGCGACGGTCGAGGATGTGTGCAACAAGCTTCACCGTGATTTTGTGGAAAAGTTCAGATACGCAAAATTATGGGGGGATTCCGTGAAGCACGACGCCCAGCGTGTCGGGCTGCCCCACAAGCTTGCTGACGGGGATATCCTTTCGATTGTCACCCGCGCATGA
- a CDS encoding tRNA (guanine-N2)-dimethyltransferase, with translation MDVAEIQEGTTRFFVPVQDSTHSFPAGSAPVFFNRRMELNRDATVLLVARLSPCHYLDVMGASGARGIRIAHECGIPVTINDRDPRAALLIAKNAGPYADNVEVTCEDANVLMHTRRFDAVDIDPFGTPAYFLNAAAGSAKRFLFVTATDTAPLCGAHLKAGMRRYFARPMNTEYHSEVALRILLGFAAREIIKYDRGMEPLFCFSREHFVRLHLQLSYGAGRADSTLSRIGYVHQCPCCPCRDEQQGLIAESRTCPACGALLSPIGPLWLGAVCDHALVGALAEDMEAWTFGTQAPLRKLLALCRDELDTASFYDYHALGKRWKCSPPGIETVLSHLQEQGFAASRTHHAGTGIKTNAPPDTIRDALLMRG, from the coding sequence ATGGACGTTGCTGAAATACAGGAGGGAACGACACGCTTTTTTGTGCCCGTGCAGGACTCCACCCATTCATTTCCGGCGGGAAGCGCCCCCGTTTTCTTCAACAGGCGTATGGAGCTCAACCGGGACGCGACCGTCCTGCTTGTCGCACGCCTCAGCCCGTGCCACTACCTCGATGTCATGGGAGCCTCGGGTGCACGGGGAATCCGGATTGCTCACGAATGCGGCATCCCCGTGACCATCAACGACCGCGATCCCCGTGCCGCCCTGCTGATCGCGAAAAATGCCGGGCCGTATGCGGATAACGTCGAGGTGACGTGCGAGGACGCGAACGTGCTCATGCACACACGCCGGTTCGATGCAGTGGACATCGATCCCTTCGGCACGCCCGCCTATTTTCTGAACGCGGCGGCCGGCAGCGCGAAACGTTTCCTCTTCGTTACGGCGACAGACACAGCTCCGCTCTGCGGCGCCCATCTCAAAGCGGGGATGCGCCGGTATTTTGCGCGGCCGATGAATACAGAGTACCATAGCGAGGTGGCGCTCCGTATCCTGCTCGGGTTCGCGGCACGCGAGATTATCAAATATGACCGCGGAATGGAGCCGCTCTTTTGTTTTTCCCGGGAACATTTCGTACGGCTCCACCTGCAGCTCTCGTATGGCGCCGGCAGGGCCGACAGCACGCTCTCCCGCATCGGGTACGTTCACCAGTGCCCATGCTGCCCCTGCCGGGACGAACAGCAGGGCCTGATCGCGGAATCCCGCACCTGTCCTGCCTGCGGGGCTTTGCTTTCCCCCATCGGCCCCCTCTGGCTCGGAGCTGTGTGTGATCACGCGCTGGTGGGGGCGCTTGCGGAGGACATGGAGGCATGGACGTTCGGGACACAGGCACCTCTCCGGAAGCTGCTCGCCCTCTGCCGCGACGAGCTCGACACGGCCAGCTTCTATGATTATCATGCGCTCGGAAAACGGTGGAAATGCTCTCCTCCGGGCATTGAGACGGTGCTTTCACACCTGCAGGAACAGGGATTTGCCGCGTCCCGCACCCACCATGCAGGGACCGGCATAAAGACAAACGCACCGCCGGATACCATCCGCGATGCGCTCCTCATGCGCGGGTGA
- a CDS encoding digeranylgeranylglyceryl phosphate synthase, producing MGLSAYFSIIRPLNASVAGIAGVIGFLIAQGTLSGQPLLPLVVVVVACITAAGNTINDYFDRDIDRVNRPDRPLPAGKISPHAALYFSILLFLAGNVVAGVIALSTTPLCLLIAAGNSLILLLYASRLKGMPLVGNIAVSYLAASVFLFGGALTGVGGMIQTLPVVLITFCAMLARELIKDAEDVAGDREGGATTLPMIIGVRKTVRYACFAAATGVVLSYLPVVRWWGIPYLAAITAVDAVIIAGVFAAVRCTRPDCVRESRASTLIKVGMFAALVVFIAAAVVY from the coding sequence ATGGGTCTCTCCGCGTACTTTTCAATCATCCGGCCGCTTAACGCATCGGTGGCCGGCATCGCAGGAGTAATTGGTTTTCTTATTGCACAGGGAACACTGTCCGGCCAGCCGCTGTTGCCGCTCGTTGTGGTGGTTGTGGCCTGTATCACGGCGGCAGGCAACACCATCAACGACTACTTCGACCGTGACATCGACCGGGTAAACCGCCCCGATCGCCCTCTCCCCGCAGGGAAAATCTCTCCTCATGCGGCGCTTTACTTCAGCATTCTCCTTTTTCTGGCAGGAAATGTGGTCGCCGGCGTCATCGCCCTCTCTACGACACCGCTCTGCCTTCTCATCGCAGCCGGGAACTCACTCATTCTCCTGCTCTATGCATCCCGGTTGAAGGGTATGCCGCTCGTCGGCAACATTGCCGTCTCCTACCTTGCCGCCAGCGTCTTCCTCTTCGGTGGTGCCCTTACGGGTGTCGGGGGCATGATCCAGACACTGCCTGTCGTTTTGATCACCTTCTGTGCGATGCTTGCCCGGGAGCTCATCAAGGATGCCGAGGATGTTGCGGGCGACAGGGAGGGAGGGGCAACGACGCTGCCGATGATTATCGGTGTCCGGAAAACCGTCAGGTATGCATGTTTTGCCGCAGCGACCGGAGTCGTGCTCAGTTATTTGCCGGTTGTGCGCTGGTGGGGGATTCCGTATCTCGCTGCAATTACAGCCGTTGACGCGGTTATCATTGCCGGTGTGTTTGCGGCAGTCCGGTGCACGCGGCCGGACTGCGTCCGTGAATCGCGGGCGTCGACACTGATCAAGGTTGGAATGTTTGCCGCGCTCGTCGTCTTCATCGCCGCCGCTGTTGTATATTGA
- a CDS encoding cell shape determination protein CcmA — translation MKVYQRGDTYIAPKGSFFDGNVKIEGNFIVAPETHIWGRLEVSGSLELGPYSTVGDTVLCSSAVIGKGVKIKGALEVLEDVTVCDDARIRTLRAGGNVILRPGVMIGAVHSDETIFVYGKVKSGTLTGRNVKVLGS, via the coding sequence ATGAAGGTGTACCAGCGTGGGGATACCTATATTGCGCCAAAGGGGTCTTTTTTTGACGGAAACGTTAAAATCGAAGGCAATTTCATAGTGGCCCCTGAAACCCATATCTGGGGGCGTCTCGAGGTAAGCGGGAGTCTTGAGCTCGGGCCGTATTCCACGGTCGGTGACACCGTATTATGCAGCAGCGCGGTGATTGGAAAGGGAGTGAAAATCAAGGGGGCCCTTGAGGTGCTCGAGGACGTCACCGTCTGCGACGATGCCCGCATCAGGACGCTCAGGGCCGGCGGAAATGTAATATTACGGCCTGGCGTGATGATCGGTGCGGTGCACAGCGACGAAACGATTTTTGTTTATGGAAAGGTGAAAAGCGGCACTCTAACGGGCCGGAACGTTAAGGTGCTCGGATCCTGA
- a CDS encoding methylthioribose-1-phosphate isomerase, whose protein sequence is MDTATISWDYATGSIRFIDQTLLPAEFEIIVCDSVERLATAIRRLEIRGAPALGAAGGYGVALAASRAKKEEPDAFFHEIRAAAELLRATRPTAINLGWGIDRVLKAVLVAEKPEDACRISIREAEALAREDAALCRRIGDHGAALLPDSCTVLTHCNAGALACVEWGTALGVIRSAVAAGKEIRVIACETRPLNQGSRLTAWELVRDGIDVRVIPDGSAAHLMRTGCIDVVVVGADRICEDVVFNKIGTYMHAVCARHHGIPFYIAAPYSTFDAASRESDVVIEERGREELARCGERMLLPDEAGVINPAFDATPRELITGIITEKGVIYPSRSQDSKMQ, encoded by the coding sequence ATGGACACGGCCACGATTTCCTGGGATTACGCGACAGGTTCGATCCGTTTTATCGATCAGACCCTGCTCCCCGCAGAATTCGAGATTATTGTCTGTGACTCCGTAGAAAGGCTCGCAACTGCCATCCGGAGACTTGAAATCCGCGGGGCGCCGGCACTGGGCGCTGCGGGAGGGTACGGTGTTGCGCTCGCCGCATCGCGGGCCAAAAAGGAGGAACCTGATGCTTTTTTCCATGAAATCCGTGCTGCTGCCGAACTCCTGCGGGCAACGAGACCAACGGCAATCAATCTCGGCTGGGGGATCGATCGCGTGCTGAAAGCGGTTCTTGTGGCGGAAAAACCGGAGGATGCATGCCGAATTTCCATCAGGGAGGCGGAGGCACTTGCACGGGAGGATGCCGCACTCTGCAGGCGCATCGGTGATCACGGAGCGGCACTTCTTCCCGATTCGTGCACGGTGCTCACGCACTGCAACGCGGGCGCCCTCGCCTGTGTAGAATGGGGGACAGCCCTCGGGGTGATCCGATCGGCGGTGGCGGCGGGCAAGGAGATCCGGGTGATCGCCTGCGAAACACGGCCGCTCAACCAGGGTTCCCGCCTGACGGCGTGGGAGCTCGTCCGGGACGGCATCGATGTCCGGGTGATTCCGGACGGAAGTGCCGCGCACCTCATGCGAACGGGATGCATCGATGTGGTCGTCGTGGGGGCAGACCGCATCTGCGAGGATGTCGTCTTCAATAAAATCGGCACCTACATGCACGCAGTATGCGCCCGGCATCACGGTATCCCCTTTTATATCGCAGCACCGTATTCGACTTTTGATGCGGCATCCCGCGAATCAGACGTCGTCATCGAGGAGCGGGGAAGGGAAGAACTTGCCCGCTGTGGCGAGCGGATGCTCCTCCCTGACGAAGCGGGCGTCATAAACCCTGCATTCGATGCAACACCGAGAGAGCTGATTACCGGCATTATTACCGAAAAAGGCGTCATATACCCCTCCAGATCTCAGGATTCCAAAATGCAGTGA
- a CDS encoding acetyltransferase, which translates to MSAGTPTGSAFFLAGNATLIGDVSLGEHVSIWFGAVIRADKDQISIGSESNIQDNAVVHTTVGRPVRIGSQVSVGHGAIIHGCTINDRVLVGMGSVIMNDAVIGEGSIIGAGAVVTEKTVVPPRSVVLGVPGKVVREVSAEQMVGIISNAEGYVKLAERYRN; encoded by the coding sequence ATGAGTGCTGGTACACCGACCGGTTCGGCCTTTTTTCTCGCCGGAAACGCTACCCTTATCGGGGACGTTTCCCTCGGTGAACATGTGAGCATCTGGTTCGGTGCGGTCATCCGGGCCGATAAGGATCAGATCTCAATCGGCAGCGAATCGAACATCCAGGATAACGCTGTCGTGCATACGACAGTCGGGCGCCCCGTCAGGATCGGATCGCAGGTCTCTGTCGGCCACGGCGCCATCATTCACGGATGCACAATCAATGACCGGGTGCTTGTCGGCATGGGATCGGTGATCATGAACGACGCCGTCATCGGGGAGGGATCGATCATCGGCGCCGGTGCAGTCGTCACCGAAAAAACGGTAGTTCCACCACGATCGGTAGTCCTCGGAGTACCGGGCAAGGTTGTTCGGGAGGTGTCCGCCGAGCAGATGGTAGGCATCATTTCAAACGCCGAAGGATACGTGAAACTTGCGGAGAGGTACAGGAATTGA
- a CDS encoding phosphopantetheine adenylyltransferase → MKVMVGGTFDPLHDGHKKLLSRSFELAGPGGTVTIGLTTDDFAGKKTHPVRSFSERYHDLEVFLRNSAFTASWAIEPLTDRFGSALEADFDALVVSEETLPAGMEINRIRREKKKRKVDIHQITCVLAEDGRWISSTRIHRGEIDDHGRLIR, encoded by the coding sequence ATGAAAGTTATGGTGGGAGGAACTTTCGATCCCCTGCACGACGGTCATAAAAAACTCCTCTCCCGCTCATTCGAGCTTGCGGGACCCGGCGGTACGGTCACCATCGGTCTCACGACAGATGACTTTGCAGGAAAGAAGACGCATCCCGTTCGTTCTTTTTCAGAGAGATACCATGATCTCGAAGTTTTTCTCCGCAACTCCGCTTTTACGGCGTCGTGGGCAATCGAACCGCTTACCGACCGGTTCGGATCGGCGCTCGAAGCAGATTTCGATGCTCTTGTCGTCAGTGAAGAGACGCTTCCGGCAGGCATGGAGATAAACCGCATCCGCCGCGAGAAAAAGAAGAGAAAGGTCGATATTCACCAGATAACCTGCGTGCTTGCGGAAGACGGCCGCTGGATCTCAAGCACGAGGATACACCGGGGTGAAATCGACGACCATGGCCGCCTTATCAGATGA
- a CDS encoding aspartate carbamoyltransferase → MSHTHPPALLVSPIRDGTVIDHITAGEALNVLRILGITGTTDECLSIATNVASELMGHKDIVKIENRELVKEEVNRIALIAPRASINFIRNYTVVQKKGVEIPAVLKGVVRCPNPGCISNTNEPIESSFEVVGTGLHCLYCDTVITKDIASHII, encoded by the coding sequence ATGAGCCATACGCACCCCCCGGCGCTGCTTGTCAGCCCGATCCGGGACGGAACGGTTATCGATCATATCACGGCCGGTGAAGCGCTGAACGTCCTGCGAATTCTCGGGATCACCGGCACTACCGATGAATGCCTCTCCATCGCCACAAATGTCGCAAGTGAACTGATGGGACACAAGGATATCGTGAAAATCGAGAACCGCGAGCTGGTGAAGGAGGAGGTGAACCGGATTGCGCTGATCGCCCCCCGCGCATCCATCAACTTCATACGGAACTATACGGTCGTGCAGAAAAAGGGTGTGGAAATCCCGGCTGTGCTGAAGGGCGTCGTCCGCTGCCCGAATCCGGGCTGCATCTCCAATACCAACGAGCCGATCGAAAGCAGTTTCGAGGTTGTCGGCACGGGCCTGCACTGCCTCTATTGCGATACGGTGATCACGAAGGATATTGCGAGCCACATCATCTGA
- a CDS encoding aspartate carbamoyltransferase catalytic subunit: MYHIISIKDFDREEIDALLTLAEDIHKQRTIERSLEGKIVALLFFEPSTRTRMSFASALSRLGGASICVDSVEGSSIIKGETLADTVRVVSGYVDAIVLRHPREGAARLASEFASVPVINAGDGAGQHPSQTLLDLYTIRQSMPIDTIDVGLLGDLRYGRTAHSLAYALSLYDVTLHTIAPNGLELPEHLLSELLDRGMDVIAYESVNEIINSLDVLYVTRIQRERFPDSASYLNVAQSYRITPETLSDVRDSLIILHPLPRAGEIDPRVDDLPCARYFEQAKNGVPVRMAMLREVMRE; the protein is encoded by the coding sequence ATGTACCACATCATCTCGATAAAAGACTTCGATAGAGAGGAGATTGACGCGCTCCTCACGCTGGCGGAGGATATCCATAAACAGCGTACCATCGAACGAAGCCTTGAAGGAAAAATCGTCGCTCTCCTCTTTTTCGAGCCAAGTACCCGAACCCGCATGTCATTTGCATCCGCACTCTCCCGCCTCGGCGGTGCGTCAATCTGCGTCGACAGCGTGGAGGGGAGTTCGATCATCAAAGGGGAGACGCTTGCAGACACCGTCCGTGTCGTCAGCGGCTACGTCGACGCGATTGTGCTCCGGCATCCCCGGGAGGGCGCAGCCCGTCTGGCAAGTGAATTTGCCTCCGTGCCCGTCATCAATGCAGGAGACGGTGCCGGCCAGCATCCGTCACAGACGCTTCTCGATCTCTATACGATACGCCAGTCAATGCCGATCGACACCATCGATGTCGGCCTTCTGGGTGATCTGCGGTACGGACGGACCGCCCATTCGCTTGCCTATGCACTCTCACTGTATGACGTAACTCTCCATACAATCGCACCGAACGGCCTGGAACTGCCGGAGCATCTGCTCTCCGAGCTCCTGGACCGCGGCATGGACGTCATCGCCTACGAGAGCGTGAATGAGATCATCAATTCCCTCGATGTGCTGTATGTCACCCGGATCCAGCGTGAAAGGTTCCCTGACTCAGCCTCATACCTCAACGTCGCCCAGAGTTACCGGATCACTCCCGAAACTCTCTCCGACGTGCGTGATTCGCTCATCATCCTTCATCCGCTCCCGCGGGCAGGAGAGATTGATCCCCGCGTTGACGATCTCCCCTGTGCCCGGTATTTCGAACAGGCGAAAAACGGCGTCCCTGTCAGGATGGCCATGCTTCGCGAGGTGATGCGGGAATGA
- a CDS encoding sodium:solute symporter: MAIDTLTLVVVTAIYLALVIILGYYGYRKTREHEDYLVAGRKIHPAVLALSYGATFISTSAIIGFGGFAAYLGMGLIWLTVLNVGIGILLAFVVFGKKTRQIGHRLGAVTFPDLMGKQYGSRFMQSASSAIIIIGMPLYTAAILIGGARFIETTLSIPYDTALIGFAVIVAAYVILGGLIAVMYTDALQGSIMLVGMTILLVLTYIHLGGVEAAHSALSALSAQVPASLASGGHTGWASMPVLGSPIWLTLITSIVLGVGIGVLAQPQLIVRFMTVSDSRAIHRAVAVGGPFILMMTGVAFTVGALTNVYFMKTQGQLALAAAGGNIDSIIPAYINASMPDLFIIIFMLALLAAAMSTLSSLFHTMGTSVGYDLWSVVRNEKGSLKITQLGTVVMIVVSVIVAYSLPGSIIARATVMFMGLCASAFLPAYTHGLYSTRPSTRAAVASLGVGTIAWFLWTAFVHMAESKPLGISALLFGQDAVLSMPWQVVDPLIVALPLSVLALVAVLIIDRSAEAVRA, from the coding sequence ATGGCAATTGATACGCTTACGCTCGTGGTAGTTACTGCGATATACCTCGCTCTGGTCATTATTCTCGGATACTACGGGTACAGGAAAACCCGCGAGCATGAGGATTACCTCGTTGCCGGCAGAAAGATACATCCAGCGGTGCTTGCCCTCTCCTATGGTGCGACATTCATCAGCACCTCAGCGATTATCGGCTTCGGAGGATTCGCTGCATACCTGGGGATGGGCCTCATCTGGCTCACCGTGCTCAATGTGGGAATAGGGATTCTCCTCGCATTTGTCGTATTCGGTAAAAAAACACGACAAATCGGACATCGCCTGGGTGCCGTGACATTTCCCGATCTGATGGGAAAGCAGTACGGTTCGCGTTTCATGCAGTCTGCGAGCAGCGCGATTATCATCATCGGCATGCCGCTCTATACGGCAGCGATCCTTATCGGTGGCGCACGGTTCATTGAGACAACACTCAGCATCCCCTACGATACCGCGCTTATTGGATTTGCTGTCATCGTTGCAGCCTATGTCATCCTCGGCGGCCTGATTGCCGTGATGTACACCGATGCACTGCAGGGCAGCATCATGCTCGTCGGGATGACCATACTCCTCGTACTCACCTACATTCACCTCGGCGGGGTGGAGGCAGCCCATTCGGCACTCAGCGCACTATCCGCACAGGTTCCCGCATCACTCGCCAGCGGCGGACATACCGGCTGGGCATCGATGCCCGTACTGGGCTCCCCGATATGGCTGACTCTGATTACATCGATAGTACTCGGGGTGGGAATCGGCGTTCTGGCTCAGCCCCAGCTGATTGTCCGGTTTATGACCGTTTCGGATTCTCGGGCGATTCACCGTGCCGTCGCTGTCGGAGGACCTTTCATTCTCATGATGACCGGTGTTGCGTTTACCGTCGGAGCACTCACCAACGTGTACTTCATGAAGACGCAGGGGCAACTCGCGCTCGCGGCAGCCGGTGGAAATATCGATTCGATCATACCTGCCTACATCAATGCCTCGATGCCGGATCTCTTCATCATCATCTTCATGCTCGCCCTTCTCGCCGCCGCAATGTCGACCCTCAGCTCCCTGTTCCACACGATGGGTACGTCGGTGGGGTATGATTTGTGGAGTGTCGTACGGAATGAAAAGGGATCATTGAAAATTACACAGCTGGGAACGGTGGTGATGATCGTCGTGAGCGTCATCGTCGCGTACAGCCTGCCGGGGAGTATTATCGCCCGGGCCACGGTGATGTTCATGGGTCTCTGTGCGTCGGCGTTTCTCCCCGCTTACACCCACGGCCTCTACAGCACCCGTCCCTCGACGCGTGCCGCCGTGGCCAGTCTGGGCGTCGGTACGATAGCCTGGTTCCTCTGGACCGCATTCGTTCACATGGCGGAATCCAAGCCGCTCGGAATATCGGCCCTGCTGTTCGGGCAGGATGCCGTTCTTTCGATGCCGTGGCAGGTAGTTGATCCGCTCATCGTGGCACTCCCCCTCTCGGTGCTTGCGCTGGTCGCCGTCCTGATCATCGACCGGAGCGCAGAGGCGGTCCGGGCCTGA
- a CDS encoding protein-L-isoaspartate carboxylmethyltransferase, whose protein sequence is MIEPNDRIILLHEDREYFVRAGAGKLSTDLGMIDLPALVGLGPGDVITSHLGTPFHIRMPRPTDFFSHAQRSGAPMLPKDIGMVIALTGMNRRDSVLDAGTGSGIASIFFGGVARSVTTYEIREDFARKAEINIREAKWDNVTVIAGDILEAAGAFDVVHLDLHIDVDHIIKAHELLTSGGYLATYTPFLEQTFTVMDTAQGLFSEVHTHELIERELSRTKRGTRPSTRVCHSGYITIARK, encoded by the coding sequence ATGATCGAACCGAACGACCGCATCATACTTCTGCACGAGGACAGGGAATATTTTGTGCGTGCGGGAGCCGGAAAGCTTTCAACCGATCTCGGGATGATCGATCTTCCGGCACTTGTGGGACTGGGTCCGGGTGACGTGATCACGTCCCATCTCGGAACGCCGTTTCACATCAGGATGCCCCGGCCGACCGACTTTTTTTCGCACGCACAGCGGAGCGGAGCTCCGATGCTCCCCAAAGATATCGGGATGGTCATTGCCCTCACCGGCATGAACCGCCGCGACAGTGTACTCGACGCGGGAACAGGGAGCGGAATTGCATCAATCTTCTTCGGGGGCGTCGCACGCAGCGTGACCACGTATGAAATTCGCGAGGATTTCGCCCGTAAAGCAGAAATCAACATCCGGGAAGCAAAATGGGACAATGTCACGGTTATTGCAGGGGATATACTCGAAGCCGCCGGCGCATTCGATGTCGTGCATCTGGATCTCCATATCGACGTCGATCACATCATAAAAGCTCATGAACTGCTCACCTCCGGCGGATATCTTGCCACATATACCCCGTTTCTCGAGCAGACCTTCACCGTCATGGACACCGCTCAGGGGCTCTTTTCCGAAGTTCATACCCACGAACTGATAGAACGGGAACTCAGCCGGACAAAACGGGGAACACGCCCCTCAACACGCGTCTGCCATAGCGGGTATATCACCATTGCCCGCAAATAA
- the nac gene encoding nascent polypeptide-associated complex protein (forms a homodimer; contacts the emerging nascent polypeptide chain on the ribosome; similar to eukaryotic proteins), translating into MIPGMNPKKMKQMMKQLGMKMDTIEDVERVVVYTPRGNYVFEPAEVVATTMQGVTTYQLNGEPRFEPAELEIPEEDVVLVMEQSGVSRDAAYTALKDAQGDIADAILKLTGA; encoded by the coding sequence ATGATTCCTGGAATGAACCCCAAAAAGATGAAGCAGATGATGAAACAGCTCGGCATGAAAATGGACACCATCGAAGACGTCGAGCGGGTCGTCGTCTATACACCCCGCGGCAATTACGTCTTCGAACCGGCCGAGGTGGTTGCAACAACGATGCAGGGAGTCACGACCTACCAGCTCAACGGAGAACCGCGCTTCGAACCCGCCGAACTGGAGATTCCCGAGGAGGATGTCGTGCTCGTAATGGAGCAGTCCGGGGTTTCCCGTGACGCAGCTTATACGGCACTGAAAGACGCACAGGGCGATATCGCAGATGCTATCCTGAAACTGACCGGCGCATGA